A stretch of DNA from Vibrio rhizosphaerae:
CGCCGCACCGAGAAAAGAAGACACCCCGGCAATACAGCAAAAACCAATCTGCTGTTTTGCAAGTTCTTCGCCCTGTTCGCGAACCGAGCCATACAAAGATAAATCACCGGTTTGCAGTCTCACCACCAGCTGATTGTGGCGAATGCCATCCACCATCAGTTGAATAATCTGTTGCAAATGTAAGGACGCACTATCATGGCATGCGGCTTCCGGTTTACAGTAGTCGAGCAACGCCGGATTAATCAGTGAACCGGCATAAATCACCACATCCGCCTGCTGCAACAAACGATAACCTTTGAGGGTCATCAGTTCAGGGTCACCGGGACCGGCCCCCACAAAGTAGACTTTACTTTTGTCCGGTATCTCGGTCATTGTTGACTCCCTTTGGTAGACTTAGTACACGAAATCACAAACGTGGGATTATTGGGTTTGAAGTAGTAACTGCTCCCCAGCGGGGTCAGCGGGGACACCATGATCTGCGTACAGTCCAGCTCCCGGATCGGGCAGTGATTGAGGTGTTCTAACGCCTGATGCAGATTGCCTTGCAGAATAAATGTCATCACCAACCGGCCTTGCTCCGTCAAATGAGCCAGTGCCCAGTCAATAATCGCCGTGAGATTCCCCCCACTGCCCCCGATAAACATCGCATCGGCCACTATCGGGAGTTCACAAGGCGCCGTAGCCTGCACCAGCGCAACCCGCCCGACATCGTGGTGCCTGAGATTTTGCTGCATAACTGCAATGGCATGGCTATGCTTTTCAATCGCGGTCACCATCAATTGAGGAAAACGCAGCGCCGCTTCAATAGCAACACTTCCGGTTCCGGCACCGACATCGACAAACCGCTGCGCCTGACCGAGTGCTAAACGATCCAACACCACAGCACGGACTTCCTGCTTGGTCATCGGTACTTTATCGGCCCTTAGAAATTGACTATCTTTCATCGTTTCCTCTTACATTCAGTCACTTTGATTCAACCTGTTTTTGTTCAGAACATGCGTTCAGGGGATTCATTGAGAACAACGAGCACATTCATGTCATAGTTCCGCTGCACCTGCGCTGCCTGCAACATCGAAATCCGCTGGTCGGCATAACCCAGATTTTCACCAATAATGAATGTCCGTTTCAGCTGGCGGACCAGCGCTTGCTGCGCGATGCGATACGGCCCGAGATATTGGTCGGTCACTAACGCAACTTTGTCGTGTGCGAACAGAAAGTCAAAATCCGGTGACTGACCATGACTGCTGGTGATGTAGAGATCGTTCATATCCATGCCGATTTCAGCAAACAGCATCTGAATCGAACTGATCCCGGGGACGACTTGCCTTTCATCGGGCGAAAAATGCTGGCAGATCCGTTTGCCGATCCCAAATAACATCGGATCCCCAGAAGCGAGCACCACGACCTGACGCGAAGCAAGTGCCGCCAGAGATTGCATCATGGCGTCGATACTGCCCGACATCGCTATCCGCTCCCCCTGAAAATCAGGGAATAGGCGCAATAATCTCGGCCAGCCGACCAACACCTCAGCCCGTGTAATCAACTGACGTGCCGCAAGCGTTAACATGTCCTCCCGCCCGGGGCCGGTGCCGACGACATAAATCATTGGTAATCCTCCAGAATGGCATCAATCGGTCGCTGCGAGCCTAAGATCTGATGGTCATAAGAAAACAGCACCACATCACACTTCAACGGATGACTGGCATAGCGCAGCATGTCTGCGATCCGCGTGCAGATCCGCTGCGCCAGCGCGGTATACACCGCCTGATAGCCATCCTGTTCAATCAATGCCAGCGCTTCTTCGGTGGTCGGACAGGCATAAACCTGTTGCAACAAAGCATTCGGTGCCCCCAGCAACGCCAGATGAGTGACCAGCGTTTCCATCCGGGCATCGGCAATATGCGAATGGGTATGAAAAACACCGGCGGCAATCTTAATCAGTTTGCCGATATGCCCGACCAGCAAAACTTGTTCAAATTCGAGACGATTGGCCTCTTGCAGCATGTAGCCGACAAAATTACTCATGGTCACGACCATTTCATGATTCAGATGCAGTTGCTGACGCACGAACCGCTCGCCATGATTGCCCGGGACCAAAATGACCCGGCGGTGTCCCTGTGCTTTTTTCTGCTCCAGCGCAATGGCTAACGAACGTTTCCAGCTCTCTTCAGACATCGGCGTCACAATCCCGGTAGTGCCGATGATCGAAATCCCGTTTTCAATCCCCAGCTTGGCATTGTAGGTTTGCCGGGCTCGCTCAATCCCTTCCGGGGCGAAAATCTCGACCGTTACGCCTTGATTCGGCCCGATGACCTCACGAACCGCCTGTTCAATGGTATGCCGCGGGGTTTTATTGATTGCCGCACTGCCGACCGGTAAACCAACCCCTTGCCGTGTCACGGTGCCGATACCTGCCCCGCCGATAATCTCAATCGCGGTTCCGGGATGGCGGCTCACCCGGGCGAAGATCAACATCCCGTGGGTGGCATCGACATCATCCCCGCCATCTTTGCGAATCGCGGCAACCGCTTCGGACTCGGCAACAGAGGCTTGTTCCACGCTCAGATGCAGAGACACACCGGAAGGTGTCACAATAGAGACTTGATGAATCAGTTGCTGACGCAGCAACATCAGCGCTGCCACTTTCGCTGCCGCGGTCGCACACGAGCCGGTGGTATAGCCCTTGCGATAAGCTTTCCCACGGTGCCAGATAAGATCCTGAAGTGCAGGTTCGGTCATCACGCCTCCTGCATGTGATACAACACCGCATTGACAATCGCGGCAGCGACATTGCTGCCGCCTTTGCGTCCGAGGGCTGTAATGAAAGGAAAATCGCTGTCGTACAGGGCTTGTTTCGATTCAGCCGCGCCGACAAAGCCTACCG
This window harbors:
- a CDS encoding decarboxylating cobalt-precorrin-6B (C(15))-methyltransferase, with the translated sequence MKDSQFLRADKVPMTKQEVRAVVLDRLALGQAQRFVDVGAGTGSVAIEAALRFPQLMVTAIEKHSHAIAVMQQNLRHHDVGRVALVQATAPCELPIVADAMFIGGSGGNLTAIIDWALAHLTEQGRLVMTFILQGNLHQALEHLNHCPIRELDCTQIMVSPLTPLGSSYYFKPNNPTFVISCTKSTKGSQQ
- a CDS encoding cobalt-precorrin-7 (C(5))-methyltransferase; its protein translation is MIYVVGTGPGREDMLTLAARQLITRAEVLVGWPRLLRLFPDFQGERIAMSGSIDAMMQSLAALASRQVVVLASGDPMLFGIGKRICQHFSPDERQVVPGISSIQMLFAEIGMDMNDLYITSSHGQSPDFDFLFAHDKVALVTDQYLGPYRIAQQALVRQLKRTFIIGENLGYADQRISMLQAAQVQRNYDMNVLVVLNESPERMF
- the cbiD gene encoding cobalt-precorrin-5B (C(1))-methyltransferase CbiD, which produces MTEPALQDLIWHRGKAYRKGYTTGSCATAAAKVAALMLLRQQLIHQVSIVTPSGVSLHLSVEQASVAESEAVAAIRKDGGDDVDATHGMLIFARVSRHPGTAIEIIGGAGIGTVTRQGVGLPVGSAAINKTPRHTIEQAVREVIGPNQGVTVEIFAPEGIERARQTYNAKLGIENGISIIGTTGIVTPMSEESWKRSLAIALEQKKAQGHRRVILVPGNHGERFVRQQLHLNHEMVVTMSNFVGYMLQEANRLEFEQVLLVGHIGKLIKIAAGVFHTHSHIADARMETLVTHLALLGAPNALLQQVYACPTTEEALALIEQDGYQAVYTALAQRICTRIADMLRYASHPLKCDVVLFSYDHQILGSQRPIDAILEDYQ